The following coding sequences are from one Thermus thermamylovorans window:
- a CDS encoding manganese catalase family protein, whose amino-acid sequence MFLRIDRLQIELPMPKEQDPNAAAAVQALLGGRFGEMSTLMNYMYQSFNFRGKKALKPYYDLIANIATEELGHIELVAATINSLLAKNPGKDLEEGVDPVAAPLGFAKDTRNAAHFIAGGANSLVMGAMGEHWHGEYVFTSGNLILDLLHNFFLEVAARTHKLRVYEMTANPVAREMIGYLLVRGGVHAAAYGKALESLTGVEMTKMLPIPRIDNSRIPEAKKFLDLGFHRNLYRFSAQDYGDLGLLWRGASPEDGSEVVVVDGPPAGGPVFDAGHDAAEFAPEFHPGELYEIAKKLYDKAK is encoded by the coding sequence CGCCTGCAGATCGAACTCCCCATGCCCAAGGAGCAGGACCCCAACGCCGCCGCCGCGGTGCAGGCCCTCCTGGGGGGGCGGTTTGGGGAGATGTCCACCCTGATGAACTACATGTACCAGTCCTTCAACTTCCGGGGGAAGAAGGCGCTAAAGCCCTACTACGACCTCATCGCCAACATCGCCACCGAGGAGCTCGGGCACATCGAGCTGGTGGCGGCCACCATCAACAGCCTCCTGGCCAAGAACCCGGGGAAGGACCTGGAGGAGGGCGTGGACCCCGTGGCCGCCCCCCTGGGCTTCGCCAAGGACACCCGCAACGCCGCCCACTTCATCGCCGGCGGGGCCAACAGCCTGGTCATGGGGGCCATGGGGGAGCACTGGCACGGGGAGTACGTCTTCACCAGCGGCAACCTCATCCTGGACCTACTCCACAACTTCTTCCTGGAGGTGGCCGCCCGCACCCACAAGTTAAGGGTCTACGAGATGACCGCTAACCCCGTGGCCCGGGAGATGATCGGCTACCTCCTGGTGCGGGGCGGGGTGCACGCCGCCGCCTACGGCAAGGCCCTGGAGAGCCTCACCGGGGTAGAGATGACCAAGATGCTCCCCATCCCCAGGATCGACAACAGCCGGATCCCCGAGGCCAAGAAGTTCCTGGACTTGGGCTTCCACCGGAACCTCTACCGCTTCAGCGCCCAGGACTACGGGGACCTGGGCCTCCTCTGGCGGGGTGCCTCCCCCGAGGACGGGAGCGAGGTGGTGGTGGTGGACGGGCCCCCTGCGGGCGGCCCGGTCTTCGACGCGGGCCACGACGCCGCGGAGTTCGCCCCCGAGTTCCACCCAGGCGAGCTCTACGAGATCGCCAAGAAGCTCTACGACAAGGCCAAGTAG
- a CDS encoding acyltransferase yields the protein MPWLLPQAIAPLHQKALDRFVGYLVERLADPGVDRNALVREELARLLYGRPYGELLELNPLAALGLDPQGITFEAEYYAATDPEKFQKVKPLLWFWKVLDLTPIGQSVHSGVAIRRALAPFIFKRVGKNPKFFQNVEFSVGYNLELGDDVVVHRYVLLDDIGGIKIGDRTSLSDYVNVYSHTHHVLASPDVTLKETVIGSGVRITYHATVLAGVRIGDDAMVGTGAIVTKDVPPHAIALGVPARPVRYKVRHDCPYCRKGEPHPSDLIPRAPDRKGNPDYPDFLPPGFGTREA from the coding sequence ATGCCCTGGCTCCTGCCCCAAGCCATCGCCCCGCTGCACCAGAAAGCCCTGGACCGCTTCGTGGGATACCTGGTGGAGCGGCTTGCCGACCCTGGCGTGGACCGGAACGCCCTGGTGCGGGAGGAGCTCGCCCGCCTCCTCTACGGCCGGCCCTACGGGGAGCTCCTGGAGCTAAACCCCCTGGCCGCCTTAGGCCTGGACCCCCAGGGCATCACCTTTGAGGCGGAGTACTACGCCGCCACGGACCCCGAGAAGTTCCAGAAGGTCAAGCCCCTCCTCTGGTTCTGGAAGGTCCTGGACCTCACCCCCATCGGCCAGTCCGTGCACTCCGGGGTGGCCATCCGCCGCGCCCTGGCCCCCTTCATCTTCAAGCGGGTGGGAAAGAACCCCAAGTTTTTCCAGAACGTGGAGTTTTCCGTGGGCTATAACCTGGAGCTGGGCGACGACGTGGTGGTCCACCGCTACGTGCTCCTGGACGATATCGGGGGCATAAAGATCGGGGACCGCACCTCCCTTTCCGACTACGTGAACGTCTACAGCCACACCCACCACGTCCTGGCCTCCCCCGACGTCACCCTCAAGGAGACGGTCATCGGGAGCGGGGTGCGCATCACCTACCACGCCACGGTCCTGGCCGGGGTGCGCATCGGGGACGACGCCATGGTGGGCACCGGGGCCATCGTCACCAAGGACGTGCCCCCCCACGCCATCGCCCTGGGGGTTCCCGCCCGCCCCGTGCGCTACAAGGTCCGCCACGACTGCCCCTACTGCCGCAAGGGGGAACCCCACCCCTCGGACCTGATCCCCAGGGCCCCCGACCGCAAGGGCAACCCCGACTACCCCGACTTTTTGCCCCCAGGCTTCGGCACCCGGGAGGCCTAG
- the era gene encoding GTPase Era yields the protein MEKTYSGFVAIVGKPNVGKSTLLNNLLGVKVAPISPKPQTTRKRLRGILTEGNRQIVFVDTPGLHQPMDALGEFMDQEVYEALADVNAVVWVVDLRHPPTPEDGLVAKALKPLVGKVPILLVGNKLDAARYPEEALRAYHALLPEAEARMLSALDERQVAGLKAELLALLPEGPFYYPEGFAKSDQDFGEWAAEIVREEAMKRLWHEVPYAVAVKTEEVAERENGLLYIKALLYVERPSQKAIVIGEGGRKIKEIGQAARKQLEVFLNRQIYLDLEVKVYPDWRKDKEALRELGYRP from the coding sequence ATGGAAAAGACCTACTCCGGATTCGTGGCCATCGTGGGCAAGCCCAACGTGGGCAAGTCCACCCTGCTCAACAACCTCCTGGGGGTGAAGGTGGCCCCGATAAGCCCCAAGCCCCAGACCACAAGGAAGCGCCTTAGGGGCATCCTCACCGAGGGGAACCGCCAGATCGTCTTCGTGGACACCCCGGGCCTGCACCAGCCCATGGACGCCCTGGGGGAGTTCATGGACCAGGAGGTCTACGAGGCCCTTGCCGATGTGAACGCTGTGGTCTGGGTGGTGGACCTCCGCCACCCCCCCACTCCGGAGGACGGGCTGGTGGCCAAGGCCCTGAAACCCCTGGTGGGGAAGGTGCCCATCCTCCTGGTGGGCAACAAGCTGGACGCCGCCAGGTACCCCGAGGAGGCCCTGAGGGCCTACCACGCCCTCCTGCCCGAGGCCGAGGCCCGCATGCTCTCCGCCCTGGACGAGCGCCAGGTGGCGGGGCTCAAGGCGGAGCTTCTGGCCCTTCTCCCCGAAGGACCCTTCTACTACCCCGAGGGCTTCGCCAAAAGCGACCAGGACTTCGGAGAGTGGGCGGCGGAGATCGTCCGGGAGGAGGCCATGAAGCGCCTTTGGCACGAGGTGCCCTACGCGGTGGCGGTGAAGACGGAGGAGGTGGCGGAACGGGAAAACGGCCTCCTGTACATCAAAGCCCTCCTCTACGTGGAGCGGCCCTCGCAGAAGGCCATCGTCATCGGTGAGGGGGGCAGAAAGATCAAGGAGATCGGCCAGGCGGCCCGGAAGCAGCTGGAGGTCTTCCTGAACCGGCAGATCTACCTGGACCTCGAGGTCAAGGTCTACCCCGATTGGCGCAAGGATAAGGAGGCCTTAAGGGAGCTGGGCTACCGCCCTTAG
- the dprA gene encoding DNA-processing protein DprA, whose translation MDPLALALLPGVGPKRLLELLAAEDPLVALRERFPQAAAGLSQAEERARGERERAEALGVRLLGLWEEGFPEGLRRLPQPPTHLYLKGELPEEGKAVALVGTRRASPWALAFARRLARELAGAGLGVVSGLARGIDREAHLGALEGGGRTLGVLGSALDRVYPPEHQALAERMDLLSEFPFGTEPRAEFFPRRNRLIAGLVRAVVVVEAPLASGALITARYALELGKEVLAVPGRPTDANSLGANRLIQDGAYPVLSAEDALSYLGFSGRPKEAVALSGEEERLYALLRQGEALPEDLAQALGLPPERVLSLLTLLELKGLAQALPGGRYGAT comes from the coding sequence GTGGACCCTTTGGCCCTAGCCCTTCTGCCGGGCGTCGGTCCCAAGCGGCTTTTGGAGCTTCTGGCGGCGGAGGATCCCCTGGTGGCGTTGAGGGAGCGTTTTCCCCAGGCTGCGGCTGGGCTTTCCCAGGCTGAGGAGCGGGCCCGGGGGGAACGGGAGCGGGCGGAGGCTTTGGGGGTGCGGCTTTTGGGTCTCTGGGAGGAAGGGTTTCCCGAAGGGCTTAGGCGGCTTCCCCAGCCGCCCACCCACCTCTACCTGAAAGGGGAGCTGCCGGAAGAAGGGAAGGCGGTGGCCCTGGTGGGTACCCGGCGGGCCTCCCCTTGGGCGCTGGCCTTCGCCCGGAGGCTGGCCCGGGAGCTGGCGGGGGCGGGGCTTGGCGTGGTCTCGGGCCTGGCCCGGGGGATCGACCGGGAAGCCCACCTGGGGGCCCTGGAGGGGGGCGGGCGCACCCTGGGGGTCTTGGGGAGCGCCCTGGACCGGGTGTACCCCCCGGAGCACCAGGCTCTGGCGGAGCGCATGGACCTCCTTTCCGAGTTCCCCTTCGGCACCGAGCCCAGGGCCGAGTTCTTCCCCCGAAGAAACCGCCTCATCGCCGGCCTGGTGCGGGCGGTGGTGGTGGTGGAGGCCCCCCTGGCCTCCGGGGCCCTCATTACCGCCCGCTACGCCCTGGAGCTGGGCAAGGAGGTCTTGGCGGTGCCGGGCCGTCCCACGGACGCGAACTCCTTGGGGGCCAACCGCCTCATCCAGGACGGGGCCTACCCGGTGCTTTCCGCGGAGGACGCCCTCTCCTACCTGGGGTTTTCCGGGAGGCCCAAGGAGGCGGTGGCGCTTTCCGGGGAGGAGGAAAGGCTGTACGCCCTCCTCCGCCAAGGGGAAGCCCTCCCCGAGGACCTGGCCCAAGCCCTGGGGCTTCCCCCGGAGCGGGTGCTTTCCCTCCTCACCCTCTTGGAGCTCAAGGGCCTGGCCCAGGCCCTGCCCGGGGGCAGGTATGGGGCGACATAA